One region of Polaribacter pectinis genomic DNA includes:
- a CDS encoding T9SS type A sorting domain-containing protein, with protein sequence MMEIFKANLDDSFQLFPNPVREYLNIKADESGSKITIFDAKGKQLLLQKTTSKMTEIDFSKGVYFIQNQSERESYCEKGNFIRGFIYLPHLLNIFPYHFSIFIYLFTYLIKYIYNEKNYNFMVVVGFTFNNF encoded by the coding sequence ATGATGGAGATTTTCAAAGCCAATCTAGATGACTCTTTTCAGTTATTTCCAAATCCTGTAAGAGAGTATTTAAATATAAAAGCAGATGAATCAGGTTCTAAAATAACAATTTTTGATGCAAAAGGGAAGCAATTATTACTTCAAAAAACCACTTCTAAAATGACAGAAATAGATTTTTCTAAAGGGGTTTATTTTATTCAAAATCAATCAGAAAGAGAAAGTTACTGTGAAAAAGGTAATTTTATAAGAGGTTTTATCTATTTACCCCATTTATTGAACATATTCCCCTATCACTTTTCTATATTTATTTATTTATTTACATACTTAATTAAATATATTTATAATGAAAAAAATTACAATTTTATGGTTGTTGTTGGTTTTACCTTCAATAATTTTTAG